The Erigeron canadensis isolate Cc75 chromosome 1, C_canadensis_v1, whole genome shotgun sequence genome segment tgatgtattaaaagtccataaaactaacatagtgcataactaattatcattatttaaatgattaacaacacattcatccgtcaaaattgaaataatcatgttttttgttttgtgcatccatcttggatgcatattcatcagaatgatgcatccaacaaaaaacgtgattttttcgtttttgataaatcaatgtgttgttaaacacttaaataatgataattagttatgcactatgtcagttttatggacttttaatgcatcaaaatgatgattttaaggtgttctcaccgttcttatttaaaaactgttcttatttgattgtcccccttatatatatatatatatatatatatatatatatatatatatatatatatatatatatatatatatatatatattgtagactAGCATGTTATCCGCGCAATGCAGTGAGGGTCGTGACAGCGATGATGTGGTGGTacggacgactgttggtggtagatgaagggtcgagtggtgtagataattgatgtaaaatgttaatgaaaatgtttttaaaaagataaggattgatagtgtgatttaatcattaatgttaaagggTAGCAGAGGCGGTTCTAAAGGGGGGCaaggggtccaatgcccccctcaaaatttaaattttgtcatgtatttttaaaatttttgtagattttttaaatttttttataggtttttaacattttgctctCTTTTAGATTtactttatataagttttttaattttgtcctcTGTGggattttttcctggtaccgcctctgaaGAGTagtgtaggtgaaaatattttaagagatatcaagtgaaaatattacatatttttcaacactttcaaaaataaaatgttattctttttataatatagtataaatatatccATCTAAGttctagttaaaataaaataaatattaacgaaatataaataaacaatagatttctcttcattgaaaatcatcatgcatcataaaaattattgtgcatcaatatatatatatatatatatatgtgtatttcgtgaatcttcgtgcatcaattttatcatgatccaAAGgtaaaaatcttattttatttgtatattatatgatccatataatatataaattatttatatatgttatacgattgatttattataaaaaagaagTTTGAACACGTTCTTTCTCTCTcgataataaattaataatctgATAGTAAAAAACGTAGATCATAAACATATCAATTAAGATCTAACATTAATGTACTTTCGAGTGTCTTAGGTTTAACCTCAATAATTCGTGTGATTTATGAGTATAAGTATAATAATAGTCTGCCTACATAAAAATGATAttaatttataagttaaaattgtaaaactttttttttttttacaagtgaattttactttagacgcgtatgatgtgtgctaatcgcacaacgaaagagtcccgcactaagcggatcttaaatattctttctcaccataccatctCCTTAATTGAAAAATATCGTCGAGAAGAACCTACCAAGTCTCGAACTTGAAACCTTTGAATAAACTCCCCGGGGCCccgcatagcaggtttagtgaaacacccTTACCACTGGGGTATTCTCTACTaacatttttaacatataacttaaagtaaatttaatttttatattatcataaatataacaatatgccataaataaaaaaattaccatcaaaaataaaaacggtgatgaaattttatattttaattttagttaaataatatatataaggaatttaattaattaaaatacagATAATATAAGAGTTGTAGTTATATTAgatctttatatattaattaattaaaattttcagtTATTTAAGTtgtctaaaaattaaaatttataacaataGGTTTAAAATGACTAGGTGTGGCTTATTTTAAATGTCAGATCAAAGAACCTCAatccttttttaaatatattattggtagatttttatgtcttttgaatttttttacaTCTAGAAAGTCATAAGATGGTCCAATGATCCATGCATTGTGAGTTTATATATTGCATACCTTCAATAAAAGGTGATTGTCGTTTTGCCCTTAATAGTgtggttttatattttttaagttacaatatatataccGTGCACGCATTTTTCAACGtttttaacgaaaatagtctatatatatataagatatataataaaggCGTGCATGGATTTCCGTGCACACATTTTTCAACGtttttaacgaaaatagtcccTATAACTTAATTCTCTTGTAGTCCCCATCAGTTGACGGTCATTAAGTTTTGTTCGGGTGTTTAACGGGCGTTACAAATATTGTTGCTAATCAAGTCCTTTTTTCTAACACGGAGTTAAATCATTTCCTCTAACGGGTCTTAAGGATCGTTAGATGTTATTTGACTTTCTAAATTgatgaaaatttatatatatgttagcaatgaatatagtttaaaaatataGGAGTTTTGATTatattaggtatatatatatatatatatatatgaattgattagaatttttaattatttatgtagtttaaaaaataaaatttgtaaagaTAGATATTTAAAAGATACACATTGCTTATTTTAAACGTCACATGTCGATGAATAGACACATCATTCTTtattcctttttttaaaaaattattggtagattttttttatgtgattttaatataatttaactaatttCTGTTTCAAGACTGTTCACATGATAGCTAAAATTATTATATCTAGAAAATCATAAGATATACCATCAATACATGTATAGTGAGTTCTATTATACTgaccattttatttttatttctatctAATTGATCTATTGTATACCTTCAATTGTGATGAAAAGGTGATTGTCGGTTTGCCATGAATAGTGTCGTTTTACACTATTTATTagtgaaaactagaaaattttggacccGCGTTGCGAGGTTTCAATTCCTTTGTTGAaacggttcgttattttagtatatatgctgTGAATTTTCGACAGCttaatagaaataattttgtcattaatatgtttgtttaaaagtatgcaagaaaccaaaacgtaacccgtagtagaaacctgaacgggatgtgatatgacaaaaatattaatatattagttcAGATATCAGgtggatgcgatatagcaaaatacaagtagtggtacggggtatatcacaataaggttgaatgacaattaaaaagtgtgaaaaaaacaaaagaagtaacccgtaataaaaaatccgaaaaggaaaaacaaaactaaaaaagaaaaagacgtgacaaaatctgaacaggatgcaatgtgtcaaaatccaaactataggaaacgtgcgatgtgtcactttataaccgatgcgacgtgtcaagttttaataagcatggtgactattgataaccatgccaaaaaaaaacgaaagaaaaaactcaaaatgggatccgtaatgtcagaatctaaaaaatgatgcggggtatatgatgaaccaataaaagagatcatataagcaaaaaaaatgtatcaaaaaaccatgaaaaaccaaaagataaataaacttaacgaaaatagaaataacaaaggaaagattaaatattgtgtaaaagtttccaatatattaattcagaacacaaaagccaaaaaactatgatgaacaccaagaaaaaaccccaaacgggatccaaaatggcaaaatctaaatagtgatggggggtatacgatgaaccaatagaaagagaacacaaaagcaaaaaaactatgtaataaaccaacaaaaaccgaacgaaaatagaaataacaaaggaaaaattaaatattgtgtaaaagtttccaatatattaattcagaacacaaaagccaaaaaactatgatgaacaccaagaaaaaaccccaaacgggatccaaaatggcaaaatctaaatagtgatggggggtatacgatgaaccaatagaaagagaatacaaaagcaaaaaaactatgtaataaaccaacaaaaaccgaaagaaaaataaccttaacaggattcgatatagcaaaatccgaaaaaacgcggggtataggtggaccaatagaaagaaaacacaaaagcaaaaaaaaatatgtacgaaaccaagaaaaaccgaacacaaaataaccttaacggaatccgatatgacaaaatctcGGAAAAACGCGGGGTACATGCGAGACTAATAGAACAGCGCGCACGTGGCACGTGGCACTGTTCATAAACTTTGGCATTAATGAGATTACAATTATGTAATGATTGTCACTATTTAGAtataacgagagcaagtactcgtgcgttgcggcggtgagatggtgaaggtgataggtcatacagtatgataggttataagaggtgatatgtcataaaatgtcttagccatacgggctccgccttcggatttaaaaattcgtcaaaagtatatcgaatgacatctctaatgaaagagcatgaaattttaagaacacccatataatttttataatttatcgatgaacgatttttgagataaaatattttgaaagaattagagaaataatatgatttatggaggagagagaaagttgtaggcattgatgtatgatatattatgtattatcatgtgtacattgttgaaattgaaaattgaaaccatatttgttttataatatagtatagatgtgTTATATAAGGACATTTTTAATGGTAaagttttttcataaaaattgttttggaaaaaagttttgaaaatatatcaaagtttattaaattacaattaaaactgaaagagaaaaaatgtaataatttgaagtttttaatttattctaaaaaaaaacttttatattaagTAGTAAAAGGTATTTACaaaaggtttatatatatatatatatatatatatatatatatatatatatatatgtatgtatatgggaaaagtgaacataaggttgtccggcacctaagcttaggtgtggaaccttcacatactaaatttttaatatttgttgaattttaattaaatcaaatgacccccatgatttttatgaattaaaaaaaacaatatatgagtgttccacacttaagcttagctacctaacagccttatattcgcatccttgtatatatatatatatatatggttatataAAGGGGAAAggaaatatgaggctgttagacatataagttgggtgaaaaaaaccccttacatatatttttttaaaccataaaaatcatgggtcAAACAATGCTCGAAATGTTACATATATTTAGCGTGTAACACATATGGAGCTTCGTGAATGAAAGATAATGAATCTAACTAAGCCTTATGCATATTTTCGAAACCATCTTTTGAAAATGGGTCGAAAACTATTATGGGTAAGAACAAAATTGGGGTCTAACAGGCCcataattattttcaaaataaattgttTAGTTTGTTACAAGTTATAATGAAACTATAACATCCACTCTTTTTGATATTAGATTTCAAAGGAATTCGTAACTCAACTAGTCAACTATAGAAAATAGTTTATGGGTCAGAGCAAAACATGCTTTCAAGGGCCCATTTCTTTTAATTGGAGCAATACTGGGCTAGCACGGCCTGGAGTTTTAAATTTATCTAATGGGTTGTTACAAGTTAGTGACTTGCAGTCTTACAgatgaaataaaagattttaagtcACCCAAACCAAAAGCAAAACTATGCTTGCAAGTACGGCTATAAACTCatttaatctatatctatactattttataaagcagattttacataaattttcaacattgaacttaaattttcaatattgattttaagtattttccCAAAATGTCTACCTAAAAGAAAATGCGATAGACGACATAAATGTACACAAACAAAGATTAAAAATTAACGAATGCTATCAAAGATTGACgaacaaaataatgaaaagaattatagATGAGTGATTAATGTACAAATTTATGTCTTATGTTTGCTAAGGGACTATCTTTATCAATTTATGTCATAAAACGAAAACGAGATCACCCTCTTCAAATTACGGTAACGACACACAGGACGGTGTTTACCGGCTTGATACCCTCCCCTCACAAGGTGCTCCGTCCactcagaaaaaaaaaaaaaaaaaaaaactgctaAATagatacacttttttttaagtttcaacacgGCAGCtagaacaaaaacaaataacacaTGACACACGTTGCGAAAAAATGCATCTTGACCAACGTGTGGGTCCACATACCAGATCAACGGTTTCGATCCCATCTCTTGTTcttcaaaataattataaacaaatttcaTTCATACATAAATACTGAccaaatagtcaaaatacagtCCCAACATTCATTCACTAAAACttaaagaaatattaaaaaaaaaacatatcacaTACATAACTTTTTTGCTGTAAAGGCATCTCTTCATATATATGTCACATTTAACCAACATGCCGGAAATCGACTCAAAATCCGGTTACAACAAATCAAACTCTACCTTTTATAGCAAACGAAAACCCCCACCGTTGCCCTCGAACGAAACGCTCGACGTCACAACCTTTATATCAGCGCGTGCACACCACGGCAAGGTTGCATACATTGACGCATCGACAGGGCAACGTCTCACTTTTTCAGATGTATGGAAAGCCGTTGAATCGGTTTCCTCATCGCTATCTGAGTTAGGTATTCGTAAAGGCGACGTCGTTTTGTTACTTTCGCCAAACTCGATCTTTTTCCCGATCGTTTGTCTATCCGTGATGTCTATAGGTGCTATTATCACAACCACTAATCCTTTAAACTTGAATACCGAAATCAATAAacaaatcaaagattcaaaaccaaaactgGCATTTACAACCCTTGAGCTTTTTTCAAAGCTCAGGGATTCTAATTTGCCAGTGGTGTTAATAACACCTAATGAGAAATTCCTCGACACCACGACCACCAAAGTTGTGACAACTTTGGAGGAAATGATGTCGAGGAAaccgaaaaataaaataactaaagaGAGAGTAACACAAGACGATACTGCCACACTTTTGTACTCCTCCGGTACTACTGGAGCGAGTAAAGGTGTGATCTCGTCCCATCGCAATTTAATTGCGATGGTACAAACTGTTATTGGGAGATTTAATTTAGaagtacaacaacaacaaacttTTTTATGCACTGTCCCTATGTTTCACATATATGGACTAGTTGCATTTGCGACAGGACTAATAGCCTCCGGGGCTACTATTGTAGTCCTGTCAAAATTTGAAATGCATGAAATGTTGTCCTCTATTGGGACATATAATGTAAGTTATTTACCGCTAGTGCCACCGATACTGGTGGCACTGGTTAATAACGCTGAACAAATAAGAGCTAAATACGATTTAACAAGTTTGAAATGGGTGTTATCTGGCGGAGCACCTTTGAGTAAAGAGTTAACCGAAGGGTTTATGGAAAAGTATCCTGGAGTTACTATTATGCAAGGGTATGGGTTGACAGAATCTACTGGAATCGGTGCATCGACAGATAATATAGATGAGAGCCGAAGGTATGGGACCGCGGGGATGTTATCGTCGAATATGGAAGCCAGAATCGTTGATCCGGAGACCGGAGAAGCGTTGCCGGTTAACCGGACCGGAGAACTTTGGCTCAAGGGTCCAACAATTATGAAAGGTAACAATAGTTTCTCTTTGCAAAATTTAATTGTCAAATACACTGTTAAGATAAAAGACATAATATGACTTCAGAAATGGATAGTAAAAACCAGCAGTTGTTTTTGGACTAACATAGTTTTGATCAATATTGAAAAAGTGTGAATCTGAAGTGTCAATATTTTGCATCTATTTAGGTATCCCCTTTgagaaaaaataatagtaaattataataataagtactaaattaaatattaaattaatgagAAGTTATAATTTCTGATAACTGTGAAGATGTTAATTAAAGAGGTAGTAATTGAAATTCTAATAATATCAATTGTACCACTTTGTCATTGTTAGCTTTAATGGTTTTGGGGCCATAGTTAATTATTTCCAGAGACAACAAAAGTGGTTCCTGTCATGGTCATTCGATGCTTTATATCTGATATGCCACTAGTATAATGAAGGGTGGTGAGTGTAGTGGTTGAACTTGTCGTTAGGTATGGGTGAGTATGGATCAGTTTCTGTCGGTTTTACTTATAACCAAAACCTGAACTGATCCATTCggttttaaaaaaccaaaactatGAGATTTGGTTTTTGCtcggttcggtttggatcgatttctgttttttttttgtttttttaataactttttattttaaaagttttttatatattatgttataaatttaactttcaattgttaagaaaaaaaaatttgatataaaaactCAGATACAGAGAAGCTTTTTAATAActaattatatcttttaagtgttaaaatttgtataacttttataaaacgaattgtttTTACTGCACTTTTTTATTAGAAGTATATAATTTGTAAAGATTTGtacattaaaaagataaaaagattaaatatattaacatatttataaattataagtaataaataacaatgtaatatgatataaatataaaaaatatatatatttagttcggttcggttcggtttttgatcggttttttggctTATGAAACTAAAATctgaaccgatccgttcggtttttgaaaaacgaaaaccaaaccaatggatttcgttcggttttcgttttttttgttcggttttgcCCTATCGTTAGGGGtgttcaaaagtcaaaactatcCGTATCCAAATCCGTTATCCAAATATCTAAAAATCCGATCTGTTTTTATTCAAAAAGTCGGATATCCGATAAATTCGAAaaccttatttattttttaaataaaaattcaaaattttattatttaataccTAAGAATATCCgaaattatccaaatatatatattttttaaaattcggATATTTCGGATTGTTCGAAAATCCGATTTGGGATATCCGAACTTCGGATATCCGAAATTTCGGATATATGTTCGGATATTGAAATCCACTATCCGAAATTTCAAATATCCGAATTTCGGATATCCGACTTTGAACACCCTTGCCGTtgcatatatacaaaaatagtAGTATTTAGGCAAGTATAAAAATATGCTCGGATTTTGCTTTTTCTGTTTTCATCTTAATTTTGAGTTGTTATTGTTAAAATTCACATTTATTAGGCTACTTTTAATAAACATCTTTGAGTTGCCGAATCGTATCTTtacaaatccttaaaatccttacacatttttaaatttttttatttggatCATTTATTaggtaaatttttttatttggatCATTTATTAGGCTATCTTCAATAAGCGTCCTTAAGATATGAATTCATTTCTTATACTTcaacttgataaaaaaaatttataaatttattatgtggatcatttttatataataaaaccaaacattaacttcttattttataaaatagcaAAATATGTTATGTCAACCCAAATAACATTTCTCATAATTAAGTTCAACACAAATTTTGCTAAAGTATTACTACAAAACAATAAGGTAAGATTAATAAAGAGCGGggaatttatttaatttttattctgtAATGACCACTAGTGCATTTACAACTTTTTGCAACATAGAATAAACCTCTATGAAAGTTgctttttaaaaagtattattttcCAATGTTACAAGGTTTTGCAACATCATGTTGTAACATAAACCTCCATCGAAAGATGCTTTAAGAAAAGTCTTCTTTTCCAATGCTACCAAGTTATTTAAAAAGCTTTTTCAAATAGTAAATTTGGTCTAGTTTATTTACAAGCTAGTTTTTTGAGGTGATTCTCTAATTGATgagtttgattttttataattaagtcaagaaaaaagttataaacttaaaataagtCATAGAAACCAAGTTTATCAAAAATAAgctaaacaaaaatttaaattaatccatatataaataataaccaAGTTACATATAGATAATGGGTAAGAGCAACAAGTTGAGTCACTATCCCTTTTGAAGCGCAAAGTCTATTCTAGTGAATACAAATCCTTGGTTCCCCGGGCTCCGCGTGTTACTGTGGACCACCTTCTACACCCACTTCAAAAAGCGAACCGCCTCAGGGGATAGGGATCCAAATGTGTCAAAGGCAAACGGAATGAACACGTGCTGATTCTCTAAACATGTTGCCTCTTGCTTAGCAAGCTTCCTAGCTTCCGCCTTCAAGACCACCTGGCCCGGAACGAAGCAACTGATTCTCAGCCCGACCAATGGGGACATCCCAATGAGGTCGACTCACAGATGCTTACCTACTGCCCAGCCAACTAGGGCCTTCTTTTTTGGCTGAGATTCTGGCACGCCTAAGCACATCCCATAAAACATCTCTAATCCAGTCATGATGATACTTGAACCCCGACAATTCCTTATAGTGGAGGGCATGCTCGCCAAATCTATCCAAACTGACTTTTTTTTACAAATGGGGCATGAATCATCTGGAGGGAAAAGAGGAATCATGAGCTGGTATTTGAGGATGGCTCTGTTCGAAAATAAGTTAGGCCTAAAactttttaagcttatattgGAGATGTTCTAAGATTTACCCTTTTGTAAGCAAAATTTACTAATAACCATCTAACTAAACATCACTATCAATCCAAATGTtgcaaagagaaaaaaaacgaGTTTTTGTTTACTTTGGTATTTCTAAACCAAGGACTCATACTCTGGGAGAAGATTTTCAACTTTCCTATCTTATTTGGTTAATTGTCAAGTAGCACCATTTGTCCGTAAATCATAGGTTGTACCGTAAATATTAGAATTATCAAACAATTCCAGCTAAATGATCTTATGATGTTATTGTAGGTTACTTTAGCAATGCCGAAGCTACTGCCTCCACTCTAGACTCAACCGGATGGTTAAGAACCGGTGACCTTTGCTACATTGATGAAGATGGGTTCATCTTCGTGGTCGATAGATTAAAAGAACTCATCAAATATAAGGGTTACCAGGTAATTAACAAACTCAAATTAATCATCATACCGCTGTTTTTAGCCTATAAGAACTAAGAAAGGATTCTTTTTCCACAAATTATCGAATGTAAATGCCAGTAAAACTTTCATATGCACTTATTCAGCAATTTTATGTTCCATTTTATTTACTATTAGTATAAAGAGTATAATGCTTTAGCTAATTTCATCCGACAAATAGGTTCCTCCAGCCGAACTTGAAGCATTGTTACTAACCCACCCTGAAATCGACGATTGTGCTGTCATCCCGTAAGTCCACTTACTATCTATTTTTTCTGAccaatttaaaaacaaaaaaataaaaataaaaatttttgggTAAACTATCGTATCAGGTTTCCAGATAAAGATGTTGGGCAATTTCCAATGGCGTATGTAGTGAGAAAAAATGGAAGTAATTTGTCCGATAAGGAAATTATGGATTTTGTTTCTAAACAGGTAAAACAATATTACTCAAGCAAATATACGTATATGTGCATATATAGATGGTCATTGCTGCCGAAAGATGATATGACATGAATTTGCATCATACAGGTAGCGCCATACAAGCGCATTAGGCGTGTAGCCTTTATTGGGTCAGTCCCAAAGAACCCCTCTGGAAAGATTTTGAGGAAAGATCTGATCCAACTCGCAACCTCCAAACTATAAACGAAAGAAGACGATATATATCGCTTCCCAGGACGAGCTTTCATCTTTGTTGAGTAAATATACTGGATTGGGTTATTATATGGTTACATGTTTAGATATTGTGATAAATAATGCATTTTTCTTTTATGGTAGGATCTTTTATATATGTTCACACCACAATTTTATTAgggaatttttatatataatacattaaatagttgtaaCTTACAATAAAATTCAGGAGGTTTGCTTTTAATATgaatgatataatttttttttatacacataaGGATAGCCTTAGGGCTGCAATGctatatttaacattttctaaTGAAAAAAGTTATCCACTAATTAAGTTAACCACTATGAGTATATGATGTTTATTGTAATATTGTTGATTTGGTCGTGGGACTTGTGTAAGAAAATATAAGAGGATTTGTTAGGATTTACCAGGATATGAGTATAGTATATGACGATATGTTGGGCCGTACCAATAAGAGGAATTGAAAACAAGGTGGGCCATACCAATACAGGAATTGAAAACAATTGGGCCGTACAAATAAGCGGATTGTGTATGGAGACAGGAATGAAGTGGGAATGTGGACCAAATAATGGGAATGATTTGACCAAAACCCACTTCATtgctatatttatttatctatttttcaaATCCAAAACCTTCAAAACAAACTGTACGTACATGTTTAATACAAAACTGGGATTAGGAATGGGTGAATTGGTTTCTCTATCCAGATTGTAAAACACGTTTTGATTTTGAGGATTCTCAGAGAAAAGATTCGAAATAGTCacataattatcataattacGTTATAAAGAAAGAGTTATTTAAGAactcataaattaaaaaaaacgcGTCTAGACCACGTATTTCTCTCACCTTCctctcttttcaattaaattagaaaattcattcaaatca includes the following:
- the LOC122601086 gene encoding probable CoA ligase CCL5, yielding MSHLTNMPEIDSKSGYNKSNSTFYSKRKPPPLPSNETLDVTTFISARAHHGKVAYIDASTGQRLTFSDVWKAVESVSSSLSELGIRKGDVVLLLSPNSIFFPIVCLSVMSIGAIITTTNPLNLNTEINKQIKDSKPKLAFTTLELFSKLRDSNLPVVLITPNEKFLDTTTTKVVTTLEEMMSRKPKNKITKERVTQDDTATLLYSSGTTGASKGVISSHRNLIAMVQTVIGRFNLEVQQQQTFLCTVPMFHIYGLVAFATGLIASGATIVVLSKFEMHEMLSSIGTYNVSYLPLVPPILVALVNNAEQIRAKYDLTSLKWVLSGGAPLSKELTEGFMEKYPGVTIMQGYGLTESTGIGASTDNIDESRRYGTAGMLSSNMEARIVDPETGEALPVNRTGELWLKGPTIMKGYFSNAEATASTLDSTGWLRTGDLCYIDEDGFIFVVDRLKELIKYKGYQVPPAELEALLLTHPEIDDCAVIPFPDKDVGQFPMAYVVRKNGSNLSDKEIMDFVSKQVAPYKRIRRVAFIGSVPKNPSGKILRKDLIQLATSKL